In Bacillus toyonensis BCT-7112, a single window of DNA contains:
- a CDS encoding VOC family protein: MIKGFGGIFWRTKNIDVIKKWYSEVLKIEIENWNGTVIKPESGTETIFSFFNEDDNYFPTEQQVMLNFQVHNLHETIHHLEQIGIPLEKKEEVSEFGKFIWIKDPEGRLIELWEK, translated from the coding sequence ATGATCAAAGGATTCGGAGGAATATTTTGGAGAACTAAAAATATTGATGTTATAAAAAAATGGTACAGCGAAGTATTGAAGATTGAAATAGAAAATTGGAATGGGACTGTGATTAAACCCGAATCAGGAACTGAGACTATCTTTTCTTTCTTCAATGAAGATGACAATTATTTTCCAACAGAACAACAAGTGATGTTAAATTTCCAAGTACATAATCTACATGAGACTATTCACCATCTTGAACAAATTGGTATACCTCTTGAAAAGAAAGAAGAGGTTAGTGAATTTGGAAAGTTTATTTGGATTAAAGATCCTGAAGGACGACTCATCGAGCTTTGGGAGAAATAG
- a CDS encoding fatty acid desaturase, with translation MTLQNTKNLKKQVAPFEKSTIKKSVWQLINTIVPFIILWYLAYKSLSVSYWLTLVPSLLAAGFMTRIFIIFHDCTHYSFFKSRRANRIVGTCMGVLTLFPFDQWGHEHSIHHATSGNLDKRGTGDIWTLTVDEYVAAPFRLRLAYRLYRNPFVMFGLGPIYVFLLKNRFNRKGARQKERMNTYLTNILIVALIGVLCWAIGWQSFLFVHGTIFLIAGSIGIWLFYVQHTFEDSYFEEDKDWEYVKAAVEGSSFYKLPKILQFLTGNIGFHHVHHLSPRVPNYKLEEAHNNTLPLKNVPTITLATSLQSLRFRLWDEKSNNFVSFKDVKNIIKNNVSVRVKSEL, from the coding sequence ATGACCTTACAAAATACTAAAAATTTAAAAAAACAAGTTGCTCCTTTTGAAAAATCAACGATTAAAAAAAGTGTTTGGCAACTTATCAACACAATAGTTCCATTTATTATTTTATGGTACCTTGCTTATAAAAGTTTGTCAGTTTCTTATTGGTTAACATTAGTTCCATCTCTGTTAGCCGCTGGATTTATGACACGAATTTTCATTATTTTTCATGATTGCACCCATTATTCCTTTTTTAAAAGTCGACGTGCAAATAGAATAGTTGGAACATGTATGGGTGTTTTAACTTTATTCCCATTTGATCAATGGGGGCATGAGCATTCTATTCACCACGCTACGAGTGGTAATTTGGATAAGAGGGGTACAGGGGATATTTGGACGCTTACAGTTGATGAATATGTAGCTGCACCATTTAGACTTCGTTTAGCATATCGTTTATATCGCAATCCATTCGTTATGTTTGGATTAGGTCCGATTTATGTTTTCTTGCTTAAAAATAGATTTAACCGAAAAGGTGCAAGACAGAAAGAACGTATGAATACTTATTTGACGAATATATTAATCGTTGCTTTAATAGGGGTACTTTGCTGGGCAATCGGATGGCAATCGTTCCTTTTCGTACATGGTACTATATTCTTAATAGCAGGCTCAATAGGTATTTGGCTGTTTTACGTACAGCACACATTTGAGGATTCTTATTTTGAAGAGGATAAAGATTGGGAATATGTGAAAGCGGCAGTGGAAGGAAGTTCTTTTTATAAGCTTCCAAAAATTTTGCAATTCTTAACTGGTAATATTGGATTCCATCATGTTCACCATTTAAGCCCAAGAGTACCTAACTATAAACTAGAAGAGGCACATAATAATACGCTTCCGTTAAAAAATGTACCAACGATTACGCTTGCTACAAGCTTACAATCACTACGTTTCCGTCTTTGGGATGAGAAAAGTAACAATTTTGTTAGCTTTAAAGATGTCAAAAATATAATTAAAAATAATGTTTCTGTTCGAGTGAAATCTGAACTATAA